The sequence below is a genomic window from Candidatus Dormiibacterota bacterium.
CCCCCAGTTCACCAGCCCGCGGCACTTCGAGCTCTACCAGTCCGACGCCCGCGGCTTCACCGCCCTCTACCTCAACACCTGGTCGTTCACCGAGGCCGCCGGGCCGGTGATCTTCCGTCCCCAGAGCGGCGGCTATCCGCAGATCGCCGTCGCCACCGGCGCCAACCAGGCGGCACTCGGGGCCCCGGGCATCGAGGGCTACTCGACCGTCCAGGTCGGCGCCGCCGAGGTGTTCGGCATCACCGGGGTGCTCAAGCTCTACGCGCGCAGCGGCGCCGCGCCGCCACCGACCCCGGGGCAGCCGCCGATGCCACCGCTGCTCGCCGAGCTTCGGGTCACCCTCGACGCCAACCGGGCGATGCGCCTCGACTTCCTCTACCCGACGGCCGACGACCTGCGCACCTTCCGAGACTTCTATGGGTCGATCATCGTGCCCCAGCCGGCCTCGCCGGGTGCCGTCCCGGCGACTCCGAAGCCGGCCTGACCGTGCTCGAGCGCGACCTCCTCGTCGACACCTCGCGGCGCCGCGTCGTCGACGTCACCGACCAGGCGGCGGCGCTGGCGCGCGAGGGCGGCGGCGACGGACTGCTCAACGTGTTCGTCCCCCACGCCACCGCGGGGGTGGCGATCATGGAGACCGGCAGCGGTTCCGAGCCCGACCTCGTCGACGCGCTCGAGCGCCTGCTCCCCCGCGACGACCGGTACCGCCACAGCCACGGCTCCGAGGGGCACGGCGCCGACCACCTGCTGCCGGTGCTGGTGTCGCCCTCGGTCACGGTGCCGGTGCGGCGGGGGAGGCTCGGCCTCGGCACCTGGCAGCGGATCGTGGTCGTCGACCTCAACCGCGACAATCCCGAGCGCACCCTGCGCCTCTCCTTCCTCGCCGGGTGACCACGAGAGTCGCCCGGCTGCTGTCGTGACGCCGCTGTCGGTGTTGTCCGCAGGGGGACGTGCTGACTAGAGTGGTCGCATGAGAGGGCGTCATTCGGCCGCCGCCGCGAGCGGTGCGCTGCTCGCGATCGTCAGCCTGGCCGGTGGGGGTGAGGCCGCCGGCATCGGTGGAGGCTCCGGCATCGGTGGAGGCGCGGGCATCGGCGTGGGCTCCGGCATCGGCGTGGGCCCGTCCGCGCTGGGATCGAGCCTCAGCTCCCCGGGCACCATCGGCCACCACACCTTCGGCGTCAGCACGCTGGTCCCGCCCCCCGCGCCGGTGCTCGACCTCCGCGGCCTCGGCACCCCGACCGGGGGAACCATCCCGCCGCCGGCGCCGCTCCACGCCGTCGGCGTGACCGTGACCCAGAACGGGCCGACCACGCCCGCGCCGTTCACGACCTTCGACCTCGGCGGCCGCCAGACCATCCGGCCGGGAACGAGCGGCGGGACGAGCATCACGAGCTCCTCGACCGCGAGCCAGCGCAACCAGGTCACCCTGAACCCCACCGTCCTCGGCGGCGGCAACGTCCCCGGCACCCGCGTGACCGTCGGGTTCGACCCCGCCTCGCTGACCGGAGGCGGCGGCGCCGGCACCAGCGGAGGCGGCACGATGACCATCGGCGGCGCGTCGGGCGGCACGGCGGGCGGTGCCGGCGGCGCGGTGACCATCGCCGGATAGCTCTCCGGCGCCCGCGGTGGGGCGGGGAGGGTCCGGCCCGGCGGGTGACACCTGCCGATGCGAGTTGGCCCCGAGCCTCCGCGCGCGTATGCTCGGCGGCCGCAACGGGGCGCCGCGGGCGAGTCCGGTCACGAGGCGGACGATGCCGAGATACATCCTGGACCAGACCTGGGAGCGCGAGGCCGAGCGCCTCGACGCGCTGGAGCGCTGCGGCGATCCGCTCACCGTCGACCACCTGCGCCGCACCGGCGTCGGCACCGGCTGGGACTGCCTCGAGGTGGGTGCGGGCCGGGGCTCGATCGCCCGCTGGCTCGCCGACCGGGTCGGCGACCGGGGCACGGTGCTGGCGGTGGATCTCGACACCACCCTGCTCGAGGAGGAGCGGCGCCCCAACCTCGAGGTGCGCCGCC
It includes:
- a CDS encoding secondary thiamine-phosphate synthase enzyme YjbQ, with amino-acid sequence MLERDLLVDTSRRRVVDVTDQAAALAREGGGDGLLNVFVPHATAGVAIMETGSGSEPDLVDALERLLPRDDRYRHSHGSEGHGADHLLPVLVSPSVTVPVRRGRLGLGTWQRIVVVDLNRDNPERTLRLSFLAG
- a CDS encoding SH3 domain-containing protein, with product MNVRAAVLAAVLAAALAGCGSSSTPAPSGTSRPSAPATASPSPSPGAVDIGSTITVIAPLGLKLRDAGSPDGAVLGSLGQGTVVTVVSHGGQNNTWYQVKGETQTGWITDNPQFTSPRHFELYQSDARGFTALYLNTWSFTEAAGPVIFRPQSGGYPQIAVATGANQAALGAPGIEGYSTVQVGAAEVFGITGVLKLYARSGAAPPPTPGQPPMPPLLAELRVTLDANRAMRLDFLYPTADDLRTFRDFYGSIIVPQPASPGAVPATPKPA